GGGCCGTAGGGCAGCCAGCCGAGGCCGTCGATGTAGGCGATATGGGTGTCGCCGTGCTGGATCTGCAAGGCAGCGGGCGACTCGGTGACCATGCTCGGCGGCACCAGGTAGAGGCGGTCCTGAGCACCGGCGACGCCAAAAAGGGCGAAGCCGAGGAGGAGGTACAGCCGGAGGGAGAGTTTCATAGATGGGCAGTCTAGAGGCTGGGGTTTGGCTTTTGGTGAGGGCGGAGGGGTCAGGGGTCGGGGGTCGGGGGTCAGAATAAAACCTCCTGATCCCTGCACCCAAAGTTCCTGCACCTAAAGGTTATGAAAGAGTTCCAAGAAGAGACCGGTCTCGAGCCGGGCCTCCAAGAGGTGGCCGAGTGCCAGCGCCAGCTGCTCGGCCTGCACGTCGCGGAGCGAGAGCGAGAGCGCGCCCACTTCGGTCGCTTGGCGGCGCAGGGCGCTCATGGCGCCGCCTTCCAGGTCGACGACGGTGAGGTGCGGTCCGAGCAGTGCGGACCTTATGTCGCCGGCATTGTCCGCGCGCACCAGCAGGTCGGCGCTCTCGATGAGGCTGCGGGTGAGGCTGTCGTCTTGCGCCTTGGCGACGATGCGGGTGGTGGCGGCAAGGAGCCGCGTCGTCTCCTCGGCCAGGGGGCGGCTCGAGGAGAGAACCGCGAGCTGTCTCACGCCCAAGGTCGCCAGCTCGCGGCTGAGCGCGCGCGCCCGGACGCCGCTGCCCAGGACCACCGCCGACGCGCCCCGGCCGTCCCAGCCCGCTCTCCTGAGCGCCCGACCGGCGGCGCGGCCAAAGGTGTACTCGCCGACAAGACCGAAGGGCGTGACCGCGAGCGCGTCCGCCGCGCCCACCTCTTGAGCGTCCAAGCTCGTTCTCGCCGCCGCGGCAAAGGCCTCGCGCTGAGTGACGTCGTCGAGGACGAGTGCGCCCGCGAAGTTGAGCGGCCTGAGCGCCGCAAAGACGCTGTCGCTGCTGACGCCCTCGCTCACGGGGTGGAGGAGCAGGTCGCTCAAGGCGGGTTCGCGCCGGTGCAGGTCTTGCAAGAGGCTGCGAAGCTGGGGGTCGTGACAGAAGAGAGCGACGAGTTGCACGCCCCAGTATATGAAATCAGCGCCGCCCGCGCGCGTCCCTGGCTCGCTCGGGTGTAGTACCCGCACTAGCGGGGGCCTAGTGGCCCTACACTATCGAGGCGAACGGGGTTCGGGTCATCGCGCTCGAGATATGCTAGGCTGGCCTCATGAGCGCGCTCACCTTCCCAAGCCGGACCCCGTGTAGCCGGACGCTGTGTAGCCGGACCCCGTGTAGCCGGACCCTAAGTCGGATCGCCCGCCCGCCTGGGCCGGGCCGCGCGCCGCGAACTCGCCGCTAGCGGCGAGCCTCTTCAATTTGTCTTCCGATTTGTCTTCATCTTGTCTTCATCCGAACAGCCCACATGTTTTGTGCTCGCAATGTTTTATGCTCCAAACCTTTCCTTTGCTTTGAGAGGTGATCGATGCAAGTCCTGCTTCCCGACGGAAAAGCCCTCGAGTTCAGTGCCACCGTCACCCCCCGCGAGGTGGCCGCGAAGATCGGCCCGGGCCTCGCCAAGGCGGCCCTCGGGGCCAGGGTCAACGGCCAGGTCCAAGACCTCCTCAGCGAGCTGCCGGACGGCGCCGAGGTCGCCATCCTCACCAAGCGCGACCCCGAAGTGCTGCATCTGGCCCGCCACACCCTCGCCCACGTCATGGCCCAGGCGGTGACGGAATACTTCGTGAGCCAGGGCTTCGAGCGCCGCGAGCTGCGCATGGGCATCGGGCCGGTCATCGAGCACGGCTTTTATTACGACTTCGACCTGCCGCGCAGCCTGACGCCCGAGGACTTGGGTGAGATCGAAGCGCGGATGCATGAGATCATCGACGCCAAGCTGCCCCTCAGAAAGTACGGCCTGAGCCGCGCCGAGGCCTTGGCGCGCTATGAGAGGCTGGCCGACCCTTACAAGCTCGAGCTCATCCACGACCTGCCCGAGGATGCCCCGCTGACCTTTTACGAGCAGGGCGGGGGGGAGGGCTTCACCGACCTCTGCCGCGGCCCGCACCTGCCCTCGACCGGCGACATTCCCAACCACTTCAAGCTGATGAGCATAGCCGGCGCCTACTGGCGCGGCGACGAGTCGCGGCCCATGCTCCAGCGCATCTACGGCGTGGCCTTCAGCAGCAAAGAAGCGCTCGAGCACCACCTCTGGCAACTGGAAGAGGCCAAAAAGCGCGACCACCGCAAACTCGGCCGCGAACTCGATCTCTTCACCTTCTCCGAGGACATCGGCGCGGGCATCCCCCTCTTCCTGCCCAGGGGTGAGGTAATCCGCCATGAGATGGAGCGCTTTGTGCGCGAGGTGCAGACCCGCCACGGCTACGAGCACGTCTGGACCGGTCACCTCGTCAAGGAGTCGCTCTACAAAAAGTCGGGCCATTTGGACAACTACGGCGACTCGATGTTTCCGCCGATGGAGGACGAGGGGGTGCGGCTGCGCCTCAAGCCGATGAACTGCCCCAGCCACATGACCCTCTATAACAGTCGGCTGCACTCCTACCGCGAGCTGCCGCTCCGGTACGCCGAGTTCGCCACCCTCTACCGCTACGAAAAGTCGGGCGAGCTGACCGGCCTCACCCGGGTGCGCTCCCTGACCCAGGACGACTGCCACATCTTCTGCACCGAGGCGCAGATCCAAGAGGAGTTCGCCCGCGCCCTGCGGCTCATCCGCGAGGTCTTGGACACCTACCGCTTCAGCGACTACGCCGTGCGCCTCAGCCTGCGCGGCGACGAAGGCAAATATGTCGACGACGACGACAACTGGGCCAAAGCCACGCAGGCGCTCCAGGGCGCCCTGGACGCCGAGGGCGTGCCCTATACCGAGGCCGCGGGCGAGGCCGCCTTCTACGGTCCCAAGGCCGACTTCATGGCCAGGGACGTTTTGGGGCGCGAGTGGCAGCTCTCGACCATCCAGGTGGACTTTATCCAGCCCGCGCGCTTGGGCTGCGAGTACATCGCCGAGAACGGCGAGCGGCGCACGCCCGTCGTCTTGCACCGCGCCGTGACCGGCTCGACCGAGCGCTTCATGGGCGTGATCATCGAGCACTTCGCCGGCGACATGCCGCTCTGGCTCGCCCCTGAGCAGGTCCGCATCGTGCCCATCGCCGACCGGCATGTCGAGTACGCTCGGGCGCTCGAGGCCAGGCTCGAGGAGGCGGACCTGCGCGCGAGCGTGGACGGCCGCAGTGAACGCATGAACAGCAAGATCCGCGACGCCGAACTCTACAAGGTGCCCTATATCGCCATCGTCGGAGACAAGGAGATGAATGCCGGGGCGGTGTCCTTCAGGAGCCGCAAGGAGGCCGACAGGAACGGCGTGCCCGCGGCGCCCTTCGTCGAGCATCTCAAGAGACACGTCCGGGCGCGCAGCCTGACGGTGGAGGGGCTCGAGGCGAGCTTACCTTGACGTTGCCAGGACGGTGACGGTGCCAAGACGGTGTCAAACCTTCACAAGCCTCGCGAACAGCGCCCTGTTTGATGAGCCCGGCTGCCGCATGGCTCTGTTTCCCCATGGCATCTTCAAGAGCGCCGTCTTCAAGAGCGGCTCGCAGCGTTGCGGGTCAATTTCTTGAGGATTGGCGTCCGGGGAAGCAGGCGCCGGCATAACACCCTCTTCCGTCTCCTGTATTCTGTACTCTGACTTCTCGGCGCCCCTTGCCGTATCAAGGCTGCGCCCAAGCGGATAAGGAGAACCCATGCCCGCACTCGTGGCGGAACGTTTGAGCAAACACTACGGCCGGGCTCGAGCCGTCGACGCGGTGAGTTTCGAGGTCGCGCGGGGCGAGATCGTCGGCTTTTTGGGGCCCAACGGGGCGGGCAAGACCACCACCTTGCGGATGCTCACCGGGCTCATCCGCCCTACGAGCGGCCGGGCGCGGGTCCTGGGAGCGGCGGTGCCGGGGCCGAGCCTGCGCGAGGTCGGCACCATGATCGAGGAGCCGAGCTTCTACCCCTACATGACCGGCCGCGCCAACCTCAAGCACGCCGCGCTGTTGCACGGCGGGGTGAGCGAGGCGCGCATAGACGAGACGCTTCGCTTCGTCAAGCTCGACAACGCCGCCAAGAAGAGGGTCCAGGCCTACTCGCAGGGGATGCGCCAGCGCCTGGGGCTGGCGCGGGCGCTGCTCTGGCGGCCGCGCGTCTTGATCCTGGACGAGCCCACCAACGGCCTGGACCCGGTGGGCATCGCCGAGATCCGCGAGAACCTGCGCGCCATCGCCCGGGAGGGGGTGACGGTTCTCATCTCGAGCCACATCCTCGCCGAGATCGAAAAGCTCGCCCCGCGCGTGCTGGTGATCGAGCGGGGCAGGCTGCGCTTCGACGGGCCGCTGGCGCAGCTCACCCGGCGCCTGGCGGGCGCCCGCGTGAGCTACGTGCTCGAGGCGACCGATAGCGCAGCCTTACAGGCCGCGCTGGCGCGGCTTGGCTACCAGGCGGATACGCTCGGCGTCGCGCACACGCACAGTGGGCGGCTGCGCGCCTCCCTGCCCGAGGGCGAGGCCTCCGCGCTGCTCTCGCGGCTGGCCGGCGAGGGCGTCTTAGTCACGGAGGCCCGGCGCCTGGAGGACAGCCTCGAGGACGCCTATCTGCGCCTCCTGCGCGAGGACGGCAGGCCCTCGTGAGCGCCGGTCTGGGCGCCGGTCTGAGCGCTACCGTGAACGTCGTCCGGGCGGAGCTCTTCAAGGTCACCCGCAAACGCCGCGCCTACCTCATGGCCCTCTTCTTGTGGGCGCTCTTTCCGGCGCTCCTCTTGCTCGTCGGCTGGCTGGTGCAGACGCGCATAAGCGGCGCCCTCGTCGAGGACGCGGTGAGCCTGAACGCCCTGGTGCAAGCCATCGCCTCGCCCTACGCGCTGTCGCGCAACGTCCTCTTGCTCCTCGGCAACTCCTCGCCCAACCTGCTCATGGTGGTGGTGGCGCTGTTGGCGGCGCTGCTCATCGGCGAGGAGCGGGCCAACAACACCTGGAAGGCCGTCTTGACCAATCAGCCGAACCGCCTGGCGGTGCTCGCCGGCAAGGTCGTCGCCCTCATGCTGGTCTTGGGCGTGCTGCTCCTGGGCGCCTACCTCTTCGGGCTGCTCCTGGGGCTGCTCGGCACGCTCTTCTTGCCGACCACGCCCGCGGGCGCCTGGGGCGAGCTGGCCGGGCTCTACCTGCTGCAGTGGGCCTTTGCTCTGGCGGCCGTGCTCTTCGCCTCCCTGCTCGTCTGGCTCATCCGCAGCCTGCCGGTGGCCATCGTGGCGATCTTCTTTCTGCCGGCTATGCTCGAGGGCGCGGTCAGCTTCTATCTGGTCACCTCGGGCCTGAATCTCACCAACCGCATCACTGCGCTGCTCCAGGCGCTCCGGCTGCGCCAGCTCGCCGAGACCTTGCCGCAGTATTTTCTCTCGACCAACCTCTACGCCCCGGCGCGGCGGCCGCTCGCCGAGCTGGGCGAGGTCTTCGGTGCCGGCGCCTTCGGCGGGCCGCTGGCGGGCCTCTTCACCGCCGACCTTGGCCGCGCGGCGCTTGTCTTGCTCGGCTACGGGCTGCTCTTCGGGGGCCTGCTGGCCTGGAGCTTCACGCGGCGCGACGTCGCCTAGAGCGGTGGTGCGATAGCTGCCGGGCGAGCCCGTGCCGCTCTGGCTCGAGGACTGCGGGCCATATCGCGGTGTTTTCCGTCGCGTTCATCCCAAGATGGCCTGGTTGCCCAGCGGGTATGCTGGCAAGCCGGACGCTTACGAGGCGCTTATGAGACTATGACGCTATGACGGTAGAACAGATCATCGTATTCGCCACGCTGCTGGGCGCCTTGCTCCTCTTCATCTGGGGTCGCTGGCGTTACGACGTGGTGGCGCTGGCGGCGCTCTTGGTGGTGACCACGACCGGAATCGTCGATGGTGAGCGCGCCTTTATGGGCTTCAGTCACCCGGCCGTCATCACCGTGGCGGCGGTCTTGGTCCTCAGCCGCGGCCTCATGAACGCTGGCCTAGTCGACGTGATCGCCAAACAGATGGCTCGCGTCGGCGACCGGCCCAGCTTGCAGATCGGCGCGCTCACCGGCTTCGTGGCGGCCTGCTCGAGCATCATGAACAACGTGGGCGCACTCGCCATCATGATGCCCGTCGCCATCAAGGTAGCGCGCACAAGC
The Deinococcota bacterium genome window above contains:
- the thrS gene encoding threonine--tRNA ligase, whose amino-acid sequence is MQVLLPDGKALEFSATVTPREVAAKIGPGLAKAALGARVNGQVQDLLSELPDGAEVAILTKRDPEVLHLARHTLAHVMAQAVTEYFVSQGFERRELRMGIGPVIEHGFYYDFDLPRSLTPEDLGEIEARMHEIIDAKLPLRKYGLSRAEALARYERLADPYKLELIHDLPEDAPLTFYEQGGGEGFTDLCRGPHLPSTGDIPNHFKLMSIAGAYWRGDESRPMLQRIYGVAFSSKEALEHHLWQLEEAKKRDHRKLGRELDLFTFSEDIGAGIPLFLPRGEVIRHEMERFVREVQTRHGYEHVWTGHLVKESLYKKSGHLDNYGDSMFPPMEDEGVRLRLKPMNCPSHMTLYNSRLHSYRELPLRYAEFATLYRYEKSGELTGLTRVRSLTQDDCHIFCTEAQIQEEFARALRLIREVLDTYRFSDYAVRLSLRGDEGKYVDDDDNWAKATQALQGALDAEGVPYTEAAGEAAFYGPKADFMARDVLGREWQLSTIQVDFIQPARLGCEYIAENGERRTPVVLHRAVTGSTERFMGVIIEHFAGDMPLWLAPEQVRIVPIADRHVEYARALEARLEEADLRASVDGRSERMNSKIRDAELYKVPYIAIVGDKEMNAGAVSFRSRKEADRNGVPAAPFVEHLKRHVRARSLTVEGLEASLP
- a CDS encoding ATP-binding cassette domain-containing protein — protein: MPALVAERLSKHYGRARAVDAVSFEVARGEIVGFLGPNGAGKTTTLRMLTGLIRPTSGRARVLGAAVPGPSLREVGTMIEEPSFYPYMTGRANLKHAALLHGGVSEARIDETLRFVKLDNAAKKRVQAYSQGMRQRLGLARALLWRPRVLILDEPTNGLDPVGIAEIRENLRAIAREGVTVLISSHILAEIEKLAPRVLVIERGRLRFDGPLAQLTRRLAGARVSYVLEATDSAALQAALARLGYQADTLGVAHTHSGRLRASLPEGEASALLSRLAGEGVLVTEARRLEDSLEDAYLRLLREDGRPS
- a CDS encoding ABC transporter permease; the encoded protein is MSAGLGAGLSATVNVVRAELFKVTRKRRAYLMALFLWALFPALLLLVGWLVQTRISGALVEDAVSLNALVQAIASPYALSRNVLLLLGNSSPNLLMVVVALLAALLIGEERANNTWKAVLTNQPNRLAVLAGKVVALMLVLGVLLLGAYLFGLLLGLLGTLFLPTTPAGAWGELAGLYLLQWAFALAAVLFASLLVWLIRSLPVAIVAIFFLPAMLEGAVSFYLVTSGLNLTNRITALLQALRLRQLAETLPQYFLSTNLYAPARRPLAELGEVFGAGAFGGPLAGLFTADLGRAALVLLGYGLLFGGLLAWSFTRRDVA